A genomic region of Bernardetia sp. ABR2-2B contains the following coding sequences:
- the miaB gene encoding tRNA (N6-isopentenyl adenosine(37)-C2)-methylthiotransferase MiaB — protein sequence MNKLIADIDIVDKASEAIHEPCETVAKTANTAKEGERKLYIESYGCQMNFADSEIVASVMQEHGFGTTDTAEDADLIFLNTCSIREKAEQTVRKRLVHINGLKKRKPEMMVGVLGCMAERLKHKFLEEEKIVDLVAGPDAYRDLPKLVGAVDDGQKAVNVLLSREETYADISPIRLNSNGISAFVSIMRGCDNVCSFCVVPFTRGRERSRPADSIVQEIKDLVAQGYKEVTLLGQNVDSYKWTNVPRTIKAENFEAETGQKIRKENFATLLEMVAQIDPNLRVRFTTSHPKDMTDDVLHVMAKYENICKYIHLPVQSGNSRVLKLMNRTYSREWYIDRVDAIRRILGEDCAISSDMIAGFCTETEEEHQETLTLMEYVNYDYSYMFFYSERPGTLAAKKYLDDIPMDVKKKRLSEIIQLQSKHSLARNQRLIGKTHKVLVEGESKRSDKDLQGRTTDNKVIVFPRENYEKGQYVNVAVHDCTSATLFGKAVNLAN from the coding sequence TCTACATCGAAAGTTACGGTTGCCAGATGAATTTTGCTGATAGCGAAATTGTAGCTTCTGTAATGCAAGAACACGGTTTTGGAACGACTGACACAGCCGAAGACGCTGATTTGATTTTCCTAAATACTTGTTCTATTCGTGAAAAAGCAGAACAAACGGTTCGCAAACGCTTAGTTCACATCAACGGACTCAAAAAACGTAAACCTGAAATGATGGTAGGTGTTTTGGGTTGTATGGCAGAGCGTTTGAAACACAAATTTTTGGAAGAAGAAAAAATTGTAGATTTAGTAGCAGGCCCTGATGCGTATCGTGATTTACCAAAACTTGTAGGCGCAGTAGATGATGGACAAAAAGCTGTCAATGTTTTGCTTTCAAGAGAAGAAACGTATGCTGATATTTCGCCTATTCGTCTAAACTCAAATGGTATTTCTGCCTTTGTTTCGATTATGCGTGGCTGTGATAATGTATGTAGTTTTTGTGTTGTTCCGTTTACTCGTGGAAGAGAACGCAGCCGTCCAGCAGATTCTATTGTACAAGAAATTAAGGATTTGGTAGCTCAAGGCTACAAAGAAGTTACTTTGCTTGGTCAGAATGTAGATTCGTACAAATGGACAAACGTACCGAGAACCATAAAAGCAGAAAATTTTGAAGCCGAAACAGGACAAAAAATAAGAAAAGAAAACTTTGCAACTCTTTTGGAAATGGTGGCTCAAATAGACCCAAATCTAAGAGTACGTTTTACGACTTCACATCCAAAAGATATGACAGATGATGTGTTGCACGTAATGGCAAAATATGAAAACATTTGTAAGTACATTCACTTGCCTGTTCAGAGTGGAAATAGCAGAGTATTAAAACTAATGAATCGTACGTATTCAAGAGAGTGGTATATTGATAGAGTTGATGCCATTCGCAGGATTTTGGGAGAAGACTGTGCGATTAGTTCGGATATGATTGCAGGTTTTTGTACTGAAACAGAAGAAGAACATCAAGAAACATTGACGTTGATGGAATACGTAAATTACGATTATTCGTATATGTTTTTCTATTCTGAACGCCCTGGAACACTCGCAGCTAAGAAATATTTAGATGATATTCCGATGGACGTAAAGAAAAAACGCTTGAGTGAAATTATTCAGCTTCAATCAAAGCATTCTTTGGCTCGTAATCAGAGATTAATTGGTAAAACACACAAGGTTTTGGTAGAAGGAGAATCCAAACGCTCTGATAAAGATTTGCAAGGCAGAACGACAGACAATAAAGTAATTGTTTTCCCTAGAGAGAATTATGAAAAAGGACAGTATGTAAATGTAGCTGTTCATGACTGTACTTCGGCTACGCTATTTGGAAAAGCTGTGAACTTGGCGAATTAA
- a CDS encoding lipoprotein signal peptidase, translated as MKYLPYFLIALGVILIDQALKLYIHSILSLGEDIHVFGDWFKLHYTLNPGMAFGITLGSDYGKLILTVFRIFAGIGIAFVMARAALRDAPKGFVFSMALILGGAFGNIVDSTFYGVFIEGNAVPMYGNEPSFYPWFHGQVIDMFYFDIASGYFPDNLPFIGGDHYSFFPIFNIADAAIFIGVCIILIWQKRFFPREEIVETEIEKALEDELREENTGENTEENIETKEVKSNGDTNVFLAGESDISKDEIKGN; from the coding sequence ATGAAATATCTACCTTATTTTCTCATTGCGCTAGGCGTAATTCTTATTGACCAAGCTCTCAAATTATATATTCATTCTATACTTTCTTTGGGTGAAGATATTCACGTTTTTGGAGATTGGTTTAAGCTTCATTACACACTCAACCCTGGAATGGCGTTTGGCATTACGTTAGGTTCTGACTATGGAAAGCTTATCTTGACAGTTTTTAGAATTTTTGCAGGAATAGGAATTGCTTTCGTAATGGCTCGTGCTGCGTTGCGTGATGCTCCAAAAGGATTTGTTTTTAGTATGGCTCTTATTTTAGGTGGAGCGTTTGGAAATATTGTAGATTCTACTTTTTATGGCGTTTTTATAGAAGGAAATGCTGTTCCGATGTATGGAAATGAACCTAGTTTTTATCCTTGGTTTCACGGACAGGTAATTGATATGTTCTATTTTGATATTGCTTCAGGCTATTTTCCAGATAATTTACCTTTTATTGGTGGCGACCATTATTCTTTCTTTCCTATTTTTAATATTGCTGATGCAGCTATTTTTATTGGAGTTTGTATTATCTTAATTTGGCAAAAGCGTTTCTTTCCAAGAGAAGAAATTGTAGAAACAGAAATTGAAAAAGCTTTAGAAGACGAACTCAGAGAAGAGAATACAGGAGAGAATACAGAAGAAAATATAGAAACAAAAGAAGTGAAGTCTAATGGAGATACAAACGTATTTTTAGCAGGAGAAAGTGATATAAGCAAAGATGAAATAAAAGGAAATTAG
- a CDS encoding alkaline phosphatase D family protein, giving the protein MITHTKKLSLFICFLFLTLSFSFAQQEIKEELLQSGPMVGYSEMSEIGLWVQTKKSAKVQIAYRPKLDIATEKAISDTPFQLTEAIQTNSLTAFVAKPVLKNLEHSTKYEYKVIIDGKEILFDYDLKCQTQLLWQYRTDPPKIKFAFGSCVYVNEEKNDRPGKGYGSEYEIFTSIYKENVDFMVWGGDNTYLREPDWGSRSGIMHRYTHTRSLPEMQPLLATVHNYSTWDDHDFGPNDSDYTFWNKDITTEAFRLFWHSQNTNNIDGGNDIASVFSWGDAQFFMLDNRTFRQSQDYEAENKDYLGEKQVQWLIESLVSSKAAFKFVVMGAQVLNESAIFENYSTYPEERKKLLDAIQEQNIEGVIFLTGDRHHSVVTKMERENDYPLYDFTSSSLTAGAASPYGDENPTAIKESFIGKTHNYAVIEIEGKRKERVLTITYKDKDGKDLYSLTIKEEELKREKK; this is encoded by the coding sequence ATGATTACTCACACAAAAAAGCTAAGTCTGTTTATTTGTTTTTTATTTTTAACTCTCTCTTTTTCTTTTGCTCAACAAGAGATTAAAGAAGAACTTCTTCAATCAGGTCCTATGGTTGGATATTCTGAAATGAGCGAAATCGGTCTTTGGGTACAAACCAAAAAATCAGCAAAAGTACAGATTGCATACCGTCCGAAATTAGATATTGCGACAGAAAAAGCTATTTCAGATACTCCTTTTCAACTTACAGAAGCTATCCAAACCAATTCTCTGACAGCTTTTGTAGCCAAGCCAGTTTTGAAAAACCTTGAACATTCTACAAAGTATGAATACAAAGTCATCATTGATGGTAAAGAAATTCTTTTTGATTATGATTTGAAATGCCAAACTCAACTTCTTTGGCAATACAGAACCGACCCACCAAAAATAAAATTTGCGTTTGGTTCTTGTGTTTATGTCAATGAAGAAAAAAATGACAGACCTGGAAAAGGATATGGAAGTGAATACGAAATTTTCACTTCTATTTATAAAGAAAACGTCGACTTTATGGTATGGGGAGGAGATAATACCTATTTACGTGAGCCAGACTGGGGCAGCCGTTCAGGCATTATGCACCGTTATACACACACTCGTTCGCTTCCAGAAATGCAACCACTTTTGGCTACTGTTCATAATTATTCTACTTGGGACGACCACGATTTTGGTCCTAACGATTCTGATTATACATTTTGGAATAAAGATATTACTACAGAAGCTTTCCGTCTTTTTTGGCACAGTCAGAACACAAATAATATTGATGGTGGAAACGATATTGCAAGTGTTTTTTCTTGGGGAGATGCTCAGTTTTTTATGTTAGATAATCGTACGTTCAGACAATCGCAGGATTATGAAGCAGAAAACAAAGACTATTTGGGAGAAAAACAAGTACAATGGCTTATCGAATCATTAGTTTCTAGTAAAGCAGCTTTTAAGTTTGTAGTGATGGGGGCGCAGGTTTTGAATGAGAGTGCCATTTTTGAGAACTACTCTACCTATCCAGAGGAGCGCAAAAAACTTTTAGATGCTATTCAAGAACAGAATATCGAAGGTGTAATTTTCCTTACAGGCGACCGTCATCATAGCGTAGTTACTAAAATGGAACGTGAAAATGATTATCCTTTGTATGATTTTACTTCTTCATCACTTACAGCAGGTGCAGCTTCTCCTTATGGAGATGAAAACCCGACAGCCATTAAAGAATCATTTATTGGCAAAACTCACAATTATGCAGTTATTGAAATTGAAGGAAAACGAAAAGAGCGTGTTCTGACAATTACTTATAAAGATAAAGATGGCAAAGACTTGTATTCACTGACTATTAAAGAAGAGGAACTAAAGCGAGAAAAGAAGTAA